In the genome of Eulemur rufifrons isolate Redbay chromosome 27, OSU_ERuf_1, whole genome shotgun sequence, one region contains:
- the ZBED6 gene encoding zinc finger BED domain-containing protein 6, with product MNICTLSVPVSSLTSGRRRSTFSGAGILGCVPINSNTDEEDVVEGKMVAEGLDKEAKLPAKKKRKKGLRIKGKRRRKKLILAKKFSKDLGSGRPVADARALLASDAPDQDEESLFESNIEKQIYLPSTRAKTSIVWHFFHVDPQYTWRAICNLCEKSVSRGKPGSHLGTSTLQRHLQARHSPHWTRANKFGVTSGEEDFTLDVSLSPSSPGSSGSFEYIPTDPLDNNRMGKKRDKSASDALRAERGRFLIKSNIVKHALIPGTRAKTSAVWNFFYTDPQHISRAVCNICKRSVSRGRPGSHLGTSTLQRHLQATHPIHWAVANKDSGAVGNGLDETETERNDLLSDTVHGEKSTGSQDLTAEELSDSDSDEPPVLEVENRSESPIPVAEQDTVIHAQERETTYCENPVSSQISQAIIQMIVEDMHPYNYFSTPAFQRFMRIVAPDYRLPSETYFFTKAVPQLYDCVREKIFLTLENVQSQKIHLTVDIWTHDPSTDYFIVTVHWVSLETAPFPHNGRIPNFRKWAVLCVTGLAKDCLITNILQELNDQIGLWLSPNFLIPSFIVSDNSSNVVHAIKDGGFTHVPCFLHCLNIVIQDFFCEHKSIENMLVAARKTCHHFSHSVKARQILQEFQNDHQLPWKNLKQDETGHWISTFYMLKWLLEHCYSVHHSLGRASGVVLTSLQWTLMTYVCDILKPFEEATQKVSVKTTGLNQVLPLIHHLLLSLQKLREDFQVRGITQALNLVDSLSLKLETDTLLSAMLKSKPCILATLLDPCFKNSLEDFFPQGADLETYKQILAEEVCNYMESSPEVCQIVTSEPSGPSVTVGADAFTLSMKEGTSNSGSIDSSAADSVAIGSKSFMFPSAVAIVDEYFKEKYSEFSGGDDPLIYWQRKMNIWPALTQVAIQYLSCPMCSWQSECIFTTNSHFHPKQIMSLDFDNIEQLMFLKMNLKNVNYDYSTLVLSWDPENEVQSNEKEIIP from the coding sequence ATGAATATATGTACTTTAAGTGTACCAGTTTCCTCCCTCACTTCTGGCAGAAGACGCAGCACTTTTAGTGGTGCTGGGATTCTGGGATGTGTTCCTATTAATTCTAATACAGATGAAGAAGATGTGGTAGAGGGAAAGATGGTGGCAGAAGGACTGGATAAAGAGGCAAAATTGCctgctaaaaagaaaagaaagaagggttTGCGAATTAAGGGGAAAAGACGTCGAAAAAAATTGATCCTTGCCAAAAAGTTTAGTAAGGATTTGGGATCTGGGAGGCCTGTTGCAGATGCCCGTGCTTTGTTAGCATCTGATGCCCCTGACCAGGATGAAGAAAGTCTTTTTGAGAGCAATATAGAAAAACAGATCTATCTACCTAGTACCAGAGCCAAGACTTCCATTGTATGGCATTTCTTTCATGTTGACCCCCAGTACACCTGGCGGGCTATTTGTAATCTCTGTGAAAAAAGTGTCAGCCGTGGTAAACCCGGCAGCCATCTTGGTACATCTACTCTTCAACGACATCTGCAGGCAAGACATTCTCCTCACTGGACCAGGGCCAACAAGTTTGGAGTCACTAGTGGGGAGGAAGATTTTACCTTGGATGTATCTTTATCTCCCTCTTCTCCTGGAAGCAGTGGAAGCTTTGAATATATTCCTACTGATCCATTAGATAATAATAGAATGGGTAAGAAACGTGATAAATCAGCATCTGATGCCCTAAGGGCAGAAAGAGGGAGATTTCTCATCAAAAGTAACATTGTCAAGCACGCCTTAATCCCTGGAACCAGAGCCAAGACATCTgcagtttggaattttttttacacTGATCCTCAGCATATCTCAAGAGCTGTgtgtaatatatgtaaaagaagtGTGAGCCGGGGTAGGCCAGGTTCTCACTTAGGAACTTCAACACTTCAACGACACCTCCAGGCCACCCATCCCATCCATTGGGCTGTTGCCAACAAAGACAGTGGTGCTGTTGGAAATGGGTTAGATGAAACTGAGACTGAGAGAAATGATCTCCTAAGTGATACTGTACATGGAGAAAAGTCTACAGGCAGCCAAGATTTAACAGCTGAGGAACTTAGTGACTCTGATTCAGATGAACCTCCTGTGTTAGAGGTTGAAAATAGATCTGAAAGTCCTATTCCTGTTGCAGAGCAAGACACTGTGATACATGCACAGGAGAGAGAAACAACATATTGTGAAAATCCAGTCTCAAGTCAAATAAGTCAGGCAATTATTCAAATGATTGTGGAGGATATGCATCCTTACAACTACTTCTCAACCCCAGCCTTTCAGAGGTTCATGCGGATTGTAGCCCCTGACTATAGGTTGCCATCAGAGACTTACTTTTTCACTAAGGCTGTACCTCAGTTATATGATTGTGTCCgagaaaaaattttcttaacTTTAGAGAATGTTCAAAGCCAAAAGATCCACCTGACTGTTGACATATGGACCCATGACCCATCCACTGACTATTTCATTGTGACTGTACACTGGGTCTCTTTGGAAACAGCACCTTTCCCCCATAATGGCAGGATCCCCAATTTCAGAAAGTGGGCAGTGCTTTGTGTTACAGGTTTGGCCAAAGACTGTTTGATAACCAACATTTTACAAGAATTAAATGACCAGATTGGTCTGTGGCTTTCTCCTAATTTCCTTATCCCTAGCTTCATTGTTTCTGACAATTCCTCGAATGTGGTACATGCAATCAAAGATGGTGGTTTTACCCACGTGCCGTGCTTCCTGCATTGTTTAAATATAGTCATTCAGGACTTCTTCTGTGAGCACAAAAGCATTGAGAATATGTTAGTGGCTGCTAGGAAAACCTGTCATCATTTTAGTCATTCGGTGAAGGCCCGTCAGATACTGCAAGAGTTCCAAAATGATCACCAACTTCCATGGAAGAATTTGAAGCAGGATGAAACTGGACATTGGATTTCTAccttttatatgttaaaatggCTCTTGGAGCATTGCTACTCAGTTCACCATAGTCTTGGTAGAGCCAGTGGAGTTGTGCTCACTTCCCTTCAGTGGACTCTAATGACCTATGTTTGTGATATTCTTAAGCCATTTGAGGAGGCCACCCAGAAAGTGAGTGTGAAGACCACAGGATTGAATCAAGTGCTACCCCTAATCCATCATCTACTCCTTTCCCTGCAGAAACTCAGAGAAGATTTTCAAGTCAGAGGAATTACTCAGGCCCTCAATCTGGTGGACAGTTTGTCTCTGAAACTTGAAACAGATACCCTACTAAGTGCCATGCTCAAATCCAAGCCCTGTATCTTGGCTACTTTGTTGGATCCTTGCTTTAAAAACAGTTTGGAAGACTTTTTTCCTCAAGGTGCTGATTTAGAAACTTATAAACAGATTCTTGCAGAAGAGGTTTGTAATTATATGGAATCTTCACCAGAGGTCTGCCAGATTGTGACTTCAGAACCTTCTGGTCCTTCAGTTACAGTAGGAGCTGATGCATTTACCTTGTCTATGAAAGAAGGCACCTCCAATTCAGGTTCCATTGATAGTTCAGCTGCAGACAGTGTTGCCATTGGAAGCAAAAGCTTCATGTTCCCTTCTGCTGTAGCAATTGTGGATGAATACTTCAAAGAGAAGTATTCAGAATTCTCAGGAGGTGATGACCCTTTGATTTACTGGCAGAGGAAGATGAACATATGGCCGGCTTTGACCCAGGTTGCTATTCAGTATCTAAGTTGCCCCATGTGTAGTTGGCAGTCTGAATGTATCTTTACTACAAATAGCCACTTTCATCCAAAACAGATCATGAGCTTGGACTTTGACAATATAGAACAGCTGATGTTTCTGAAAATGAACTTGAAAAATGTTAACTATGATTATTCTACATTGGTTCTGAGCTGGGATCCTGAGAATGAAGTTcaaagcaatgaaaaagaaataataccttaa
- the LOC138375681 gene encoding uncharacterized protein, whose amino-acid sequence MAIMLLCLLQLAAPLCSYSITIRFYLFWLNTP is encoded by the coding sequence ATGGCTATAATGCTGCTCTGCCTTCTACAGCTTGCTGCACCACTCTGCAGTTACTCGATAACTATACGTTTCTATCTTTTTTGGTTAAACACTccctga